A DNA window from Streptomyces sp. CA-278952 contains the following coding sequences:
- a CDS encoding PAAR domain-containing protein yields MPPAARTGDSTAHGGLIGTPPPGAVAVATVFIGGRPAAVTGSLHVCVIPPHALLGPGNVIMPNPAGALTGQVLIGGLPAARMMDRTSCGAPIISGAPNVLIGGPM; encoded by the coding sequence ATGCCCCCCGCAGCCCGCACGGGCGACAGCACCGCCCACGGCGGTCTCATCGGCACCCCGCCCCCGGGTGCGGTGGCCGTGGCCACCGTGTTCATCGGCGGCCGGCCGGCGGCCGTCACCGGGAGCCTCCATGTGTGCGTCATCCCTCCGCACGCCCTGCTCGGGCCGGGCAACGTGATCATGCCCAACCCGGCCGGCGCGCTCACCGGTCAGGTGCTCATAGGCGGGCTGCCCGCAGCCCGGATGATGGACAGAACCAGCTGCGGCGCGCCCATCATCAGCGGTGCGCCGAACGTCCTGATCGGGGGTCCGATGTGA
- a CDS encoding GPW/gp25 family protein produces MSGGGFIGRGWGFPLRVGATGGIALVERDREIEEAIGLILGTAPGERPMRPEFGCGIHDYVFAPGDGATAGRIAQEVRTSLERWEPRIEVTDVVIAFDAIEEGTLYIDVHYTVRATNDLRNLVFPFYTIPSPEGSSESSSGNAREAGVR; encoded by the coding sequence GTGAGCGGCGGCGGATTCATCGGGCGCGGCTGGGGCTTCCCGCTGCGGGTCGGGGCGACGGGCGGGATCGCGCTGGTCGAGCGGGACCGGGAGATCGAGGAGGCGATCGGGCTGATCCTCGGCACCGCGCCGGGCGAGCGGCCGATGCGCCCGGAGTTCGGCTGCGGCATCCACGACTACGTCTTCGCGCCCGGCGACGGGGCGACGGCCGGGCGGATCGCGCAGGAGGTACGCACCTCGCTGGAGCGGTGGGAGCCGCGCATCGAGGTGACGGACGTGGTGATCGCGTTCGACGCCATCGAGGAGGGCACGCTCTACATCGACGTGCACTACACCGTGCGGGCCACCAACGACCTGCGCAACCTCGTCTTTCCCTTCTACACGATCCCGTCGCCGGAGGGCTCTTCCGAGAGCTCGTCCGGGAACGCTCGGGAAGCGGGAGTGCGCTGA
- a CDS encoding terpene synthase family protein → MIRTRPELWISLIFPQATQEHLDLFCQWLFWAFLVDDEFDDGPAGRDPLMCETAITRLVDVLDGAAPSGPMERSLAGLRDRTCRGRSPQWNRQFRRDTAAWLWTYYAEAVERAAGQVPSRAEFAKHRRDSVAMQPFLCLHEITAGIDLPDSARSLPAYIALRNAVTDHSGLCNDICSFEKEAALGYEHNAVRLIQRDRGCTLQEAVDEAGVQLARIAERVQRAERELIEEIEAAGIGGPTRAALERCVQDYRGLVRGDFDYHARAERYTRPDLVELDERDSLSQHFAA, encoded by the coding sequence ATGATCCGGACACGCCCGGAACTATGGATTTCGCTCATTTTCCCGCAGGCCACACAGGAGCATCTCGACCTCTTCTGTCAATGGCTCTTCTGGGCCTTCCTCGTGGACGACGAGTTCGACGACGGCCCGGCCGGACGCGATCCGCTGATGTGCGAGACGGCGATCACCCGCCTGGTGGACGTCCTCGACGGGGCCGCGCCGAGCGGGCCGATGGAGCGGTCGCTCGCCGGGCTGCGGGACCGTACCTGCCGTGGCCGGTCGCCGCAGTGGAACCGGCAGTTCCGACGGGATACGGCCGCCTGGCTGTGGACGTACTACGCCGAGGCCGTCGAGCGAGCCGCCGGGCAGGTGCCGAGCCGGGCAGAATTCGCCAAGCACCGGCGGGATTCGGTCGCCATGCAGCCCTTTCTCTGCCTGCACGAGATCACCGCCGGAATCGACCTCCCGGATTCCGCCCGGAGCCTGCCCGCGTATATCGCCCTGCGGAACGCGGTCACCGATCATTCCGGTCTCTGCAACGACATCTGCTCCTTCGAGAAGGAAGCCGCTCTCGGATACGAGCACAACGCCGTACGGCTGATTCAGCGCGACCGGGGCTGCACCCTCCAGGAAGCGGTCGACGAGGCCGGTGTCCAACTGGCCCGGATCGCCGAGCGGGTGCAGCGGGCGGAAAGGGAACTGATCGAGGAGATCGAGGCGGCGGGCATCGGCGGCCCGACCCGGGCGGCCCTGGAGCGCTGTGTCCAGGACTACCGGGGACTCGTACGGGGCGACTTCGACTACCACGCGCGCGCCGAGCGCTACACCCGCCCGGATCTGGTGGAACTGGACGAACGGGACTCGTTGTCCCAGCACTTCGCCGCCTGA
- a CDS encoding CIS tube protein, translating into MSPALRASRARAQLTIMEPPSTVGAKPGGALARLTLQFNPSTLSLSKTTEWRRTPSRMAGQSALPEFVGSGPRSLSLDIFLDATATHDNSVEKAVEQLMTACVPTPKSLARKTPASPWVRFDWGTSKTTSFDGVLSNLSVSYTLFDVDGKPLRATCSLSIEEASVDPAGQNPTSGSKEARRTHRVVAGDSLPLLAWREYGDATAWRTIAHANDIDDPMQLTPGRELLVPGREDHLAEESR; encoded by the coding sequence ATGTCACCGGCTCTCCGCGCGAGCCGCGCTCGCGCCCAGCTGACCATCATGGAGCCGCCGTCGACGGTCGGCGCCAAGCCCGGCGGGGCGCTCGCCCGTCTCACGTTGCAGTTCAACCCGTCGACTCTGTCGCTGAGCAAGACCACCGAGTGGCGGCGCACTCCGTCCCGGATGGCCGGGCAGTCCGCGCTGCCCGAGTTCGTCGGCAGCGGGCCGCGGTCCCTGTCCCTGGATATCTTCCTGGACGCCACCGCCACGCACGACAACTCCGTGGAGAAGGCGGTGGAGCAGTTGATGACCGCGTGTGTCCCCACCCCCAAGAGCCTGGCCCGCAAGACGCCCGCCAGCCCCTGGGTGCGTTTCGACTGGGGGACGTCCAAGACGACCTCGTTCGACGGGGTGCTCTCCAACCTCTCGGTCTCCTACACCCTGTTCGACGTCGACGGGAAGCCGCTGCGCGCCACCTGCTCCCTGTCGATCGAGGAGGCGAGCGTCGACCCGGCCGGACAGAACCCCACCTCGGGTTCGAAGGAGGCGCGGCGCACCCACCGGGTCGTGGCCGGGGACAGCCTGCCGCTGCTGGCCTGGCGGGAGTACGGCGACGCCACCGCCTGGCGGACCATCGCGCACGCCAACGACATCGACGACCCGATGCAGTTGACCCCGGGCAGGGAGCTCCTGGTGCCCGGACGGGAAGACCACCTGGCGGAGGAGAGCCGATGA
- a CDS encoding VgrG-related protein, translated as MSGKESPGRSFAADPIVEAPAELPAAWATQLVSCVVDENVGLPDTAVLMYRDPDHTFLAKTGIGMGTPLKISVVTVQDRARERLFTGEVTAVELDTDTTGSFTVVRAFSKAHRLQRGRKVMAYRNMKTADIVRKVAAGAGLACGRIEAAPVTYKQVTQPNVSDWEFLQHLAAESGATVRVDDKGRLQFTKPDPASSAPSPTTSATRDPMVLEYGNNLLALRAVLTGADGADNVEVRGWNVETKTRLVARQQSVRSDTVVPGMSPSTAARMFGSGSRTTIADTPYRTQAETRAVAGALAASVSAGFGEIEAVAYGNPQLRAGMPVALGNVGPAFSGRYTATAAHHVLEPDTGYRTTVIVSASPDRSLSGLASGGNAPSRGPRMPGLAIGVVTDIREEGRGQRGWVRLKFPWLDDTYVTDWVRTVQWGGQGGGGVFSPEVNDEVLVGFEQGLLDSPYVLGGLYNGVDKPSPHDVPLVDPTSGKVNRRSLVSRSGNRLELLDAPRGPSGVRIASGDKRLDVLLDEKTGEITLTVKARGGTRELSSVTLSASGITLDAGATGDVNITGRSVTVNGRTGVTVDGGLLAVLKAKLIRIN; from the coding sequence ATGAGCGGGAAGGAATCCCCCGGCCGCTCCTTCGCCGCCGACCCGATCGTCGAGGCGCCCGCCGAGCTGCCCGCCGCCTGGGCCACCCAGCTGGTGAGCTGTGTGGTGGACGAGAACGTGGGCCTGCCGGACACCGCCGTACTGATGTACCGGGACCCCGACCACACCTTCCTCGCCAAGACCGGCATCGGCATGGGCACGCCGCTGAAGATCTCGGTGGTCACCGTGCAGGACCGGGCGCGCGAGCGGCTGTTCACCGGGGAGGTCACCGCGGTCGAGCTGGACACCGACACCACCGGATCGTTCACCGTCGTGCGGGCGTTCTCCAAGGCGCACCGGCTCCAGCGCGGCCGGAAGGTCATGGCGTACCGGAACATGAAGACGGCGGACATCGTCCGCAAGGTCGCCGCCGGCGCGGGCCTGGCCTGCGGGCGGATCGAGGCCGCGCCGGTCACGTACAAGCAGGTGACCCAGCCGAACGTGTCGGACTGGGAGTTCCTCCAGCACCTCGCGGCCGAGAGCGGGGCCACGGTGCGGGTGGACGACAAGGGCCGGTTGCAGTTCACCAAGCCGGATCCCGCCTCCTCGGCGCCCTCGCCCACCACCTCCGCCACGCGCGACCCGATGGTCCTGGAGTACGGGAACAACCTGCTGGCCCTGCGCGCGGTGCTGACCGGTGCGGACGGGGCGGACAACGTCGAGGTGCGCGGCTGGAACGTCGAGACCAAGACCCGGCTGGTGGCCCGGCAGCAGTCCGTCCGCAGCGACACCGTCGTCCCGGGGATGAGCCCGTCGACGGCGGCCAGGATGTTCGGCTCGGGCTCCCGGACCACGATCGCCGACACCCCGTACCGCACCCAGGCGGAGACCCGTGCCGTGGCCGGTGCGCTCGCCGCCTCCGTCAGCGCCGGCTTCGGGGAGATCGAGGCGGTCGCCTACGGGAACCCGCAGCTGCGGGCGGGTATGCCGGTGGCCCTCGGCAACGTGGGGCCCGCGTTCTCCGGCCGCTACACCGCGACCGCCGCGCACCACGTCCTCGAACCGGACACCGGCTACCGCACGACGGTGATCGTCAGCGCCTCGCCGGACCGGTCGCTCTCGGGCCTGGCGTCCGGCGGCAACGCCCCCTCGCGCGGCCCCCGCATGCCGGGCCTGGCGATCGGGGTGGTCACCGACATCCGCGAGGAGGGCCGGGGCCAACGCGGCTGGGTGCGGCTCAAGTTCCCGTGGCTCGACGACACGTACGTCACCGACTGGGTCCGTACGGTGCAGTGGGGCGGCCAGGGCGGCGGCGGGGTCTTCAGCCCCGAGGTCAACGACGAGGTGCTGGTCGGGTTCGAGCAGGGGCTGCTGGACAGCCCGTATGTGCTCGGCGGTCTCTACAACGGGGTCGACAAGCCCTCGCCGCACGACGTTCCGCTGGTCGATCCGACGAGCGGGAAGGTCAACCGCCGTTCTCTGGTGTCCCGTTCGGGCAACCGACTGGAGCTGCTGGACGCCCCGCGCGGCCCGTCCGGGGTGCGCATCGCCAGCGGTGACAAGCGGCTCGACGTGCTGCTCGACGAGAAGACGGGCGAGATCACGCTGACGGTGAAGGCCCGGGGCGGCACCCGGGAGCTCAGCTCGGTGACGCTGTCCGCGTCGGGCATCACGCTCGACGCGGGGGCCACGGGCGACGTGAACATCACGGGCCGCTCGGTGACCGTCAACGGCAGGACGGGGGTCACGGTCGACGGCGGGCTGCTCGCGGTCCTCAAGGCCAAGCTCATCAGGATCAACTGA
- a CDS encoding NADase-type glycan-binding domain-containing protein, with amino-acid sequence MRSCPACGTANGESDDFCGNCGGYLGWSSQPARPKRAAAPEPDPEPEPEPEPEPEPEPEPEPEPEPAAAPAAEAPVAETGPEPVPNPNPAPAPKPAGPPTPAPDPGPPAPDAPERPEPALSEPPEPPAHPAPARPEQPPAPPRSAPAPAPAKLPAPAPTPVPPQPTAPPAAPVPATPPVPPVRPAPAPVRPGIPKSAAVAAPASRSTSDGDGGDEPIGAVRPAKPVARRPVVRPVEADETPDGPPCPACGTPNLPGRQFCRRCAAPLRTREQPAALPWWRTVWPFRRRVRGGSGRALRRTLLVLVVAGLLVAGFLFFPLGRYVYEDVRDKLGGTREVSPTGVTASASAPGHPASAAVDSLTNKYWGAPALGASLTSSFRTPFRLVGVVVYTGVSKEPQEFRRGARPTRAELIVTTKDDKVHKKTVTFNDKPGKQETRLGISDVVSVELVLREATGQGEGRPIAVGEVEFFQRT; translated from the coding sequence ATGCGTTCGTGCCCGGCGTGCGGTACGGCCAACGGCGAGAGTGACGACTTCTGCGGCAACTGCGGCGGCTACCTGGGCTGGTCCTCCCAGCCGGCGCGGCCGAAGCGAGCGGCGGCTCCGGAGCCGGACCCTGAGCCAGAGCCAGAGCCAGAGCCGGAGCCAGAGCCGGAGCCAGAGCCGGAACCAGAGCCGGAGCCGGCTGCTGCGCCGGCGGCGGAAGCACCGGTGGCGGAGACCGGCCCCGAGCCCGTGCCGAACCCGAACCCGGCCCCGGCCCCGAAGCCGGCCGGGCCGCCGACGCCCGCCCCGGACCCGGGTCCGCCCGCGCCCGACGCCCCGGAGCGTCCCGAACCGGCGCTCTCGGAGCCCCCCGAGCCTCCCGCGCACCCCGCCCCCGCGCGCCCCGAACAGCCGCCGGCGCCGCCCCGGTCTGCTCCCGCGCCCGCGCCCGCGAAGCTTCCCGCTCCCGCGCCCACCCCCGTACCGCCGCAGCCCACCGCGCCCCCGGCGGCCCCCGTGCCGGCGACTCCGCCCGTGCCTCCGGTGCGGCCCGCTCCCGCTCCCGTACGCCCCGGAATCCCGAAATCCGCAGCGGTCGCCGCTCCGGCTTCCAGAAGTACGTCCGATGGGGACGGGGGAGACGAACCCATCGGGGCGGTCCGGCCCGCCAAGCCCGTGGCCCGGCGGCCCGTCGTGCGGCCGGTGGAGGCGGACGAGACGCCGGACGGTCCGCCCTGCCCGGCCTGCGGCACGCCGAACCTGCCGGGGCGGCAGTTCTGCCGGCGGTGCGCCGCTCCGCTCCGGACCCGGGAGCAGCCCGCCGCCCTGCCGTGGTGGCGCACGGTGTGGCCGTTCCGCCGCCGGGTGCGCGGCGGTTCGGGCCGGGCGCTGCGGCGGACGCTGCTGGTCCTGGTCGTGGCCGGACTGCTGGTGGCGGGCTTCCTGTTCTTCCCGCTCGGGCGCTACGTCTACGAGGACGTCCGGGACAAGCTCGGCGGCACGCGGGAGGTCAGCCCCACCGGGGTGACCGCCAGCGCTTCGGCTCCCGGTCACCCGGCGAGCGCGGCCGTCGACAGCCTGACGAACAAGTACTGGGGCGCCCCCGCGCTCGGCGCGTCGCTGACCTCCTCGTTCCGGACGCCGTTCCGGCTGGTCGGCGTCGTGGTGTACACCGGTGTGTCGAAGGAGCCGCAGGAGTTCCGGCGGGGCGCGCGGCCGACCCGGGCTGAGCTGATCGTCACGACGAAGGACGACAAGGTGCACAAGAAGACGGTGACCTTCAACGACAAGCCCGGCAAGCAGGAGACACGGTTGGGCATCAGCGACGTCGTCTCCGTGGAGCTGGTGCTGCGGGAGGCCACCGGCCAGGGCGAGGGGCGGCCGATCGCGGTCGGCGAGGTGGAGTTCTTCCAGCGCACCTGA
- a CDS encoding phage tail protein I, protein MTRAAIPGLPSRYPIGELLPALYADDDLAQRFTAGLDTVLAPVLSTLDNLPAYFDPSLAPADFLPWLASWVGVEADPAWPVELRRAVVARAVELHRWRGTRRGLVERLRLCCGVHADVRDGGGATWSAEPGAALPPPPTGELLVRVWPVREGVAVDALRVLDVATASCPVHLTCRVEVLPGPPGEPEQTGS, encoded by the coding sequence ATGACGCGGGCCGCGATACCCGGGCTGCCCAGCCGGTACCCGATCGGCGAACTGCTGCCCGCCCTGTACGCGGACGACGACCTGGCCCAGCGGTTCACGGCGGGCCTGGACACGGTGCTGGCCCCGGTCCTGTCCACCCTGGACAACCTGCCCGCCTATTTCGACCCGTCGCTGGCCCCGGCCGACTTCCTGCCCTGGCTGGCGTCCTGGGTGGGCGTCGAGGCCGATCCGGCGTGGCCGGTCGAGCTGCGCCGGGCGGTCGTCGCCCGCGCCGTGGAGCTGCACCGGTGGCGCGGCACGCGGCGGGGTCTCGTCGAGCGGCTGCGGCTCTGCTGCGGTGTGCACGCGGACGTCCGGGACGGCGGGGGCGCCACCTGGTCGGCCGAGCCGGGCGCGGCTCTCCCGCCGCCGCCGACCGGTGAACTGCTCGTCCGGGTCTGGCCGGTGCGCGAAGGCGTCGCGGTGGACGCCCTCCGCGTCCTGGACGTCGCCACCGCCTCGTGCCCCGTCCACCTCACCTGCCGGGTGGAGGTCCTGCCGGGCCCGCCCGGAGAGCCCGAACAGACAGGAAGCTGA
- a CDS encoding putative baseplate assembly protein, with amino-acid sequence MALPSPNLDDRRFQQLVDEAKRYVQQRSPEWTDHNVSDPGVTLIETFAYLVDQLLYRLNRVPDKNYAAFLDLLGVTLFPPAVARAEIDFWLSAPQPETVHLIAGTEVATARGEAEEPVVFSTSDDLPIVPSSLVRLVTAPVSGEQTDRTGPLGAGKDIPCFQARPEPGDSLLFGLPTAVPRCIVAVRLDSRVEGVGVDPRQPPLVWEAWDGARWVTCATGTDSTGGLNRPGEVVVFVPAGHTASVVAGTRAGWLRCRVTAPEPGQPFYSESPTIREAEVFTVGGTAAAEHAETVLDVPLGVSEGVAGQRFTVSRAPLLLDGEPPVVQVSTDEGWQVWTPVEHFGASGPGDRHVRIDAVAGEFAFPPEVREPDGTMRAYGAVPEKGAQLRVPRYRTGGGAAGNVARGAISVLRSSVPYIAGVNNREAATGGVDGETVENAKVRAPNILRVQERAVTAEDYEAIARQAAPSLRRVRCLPAVAGEAGAVRVLVVPDATPDEDGRLRFEQLIPSDPVLAAVTERLDERRLVGTRLVVEPPAYQGVTVVARLVAAPGDVDRVRAEALEALFRHIDPLRGGADGQGWPFGRPVQYGEVFAVLQRVEGAGLVEDVRLFPADPITGRRGAAVDHVDVAPGALVFSHQHQVVVTANGAGEDV; translated from the coding sequence ATGGCCCTGCCTTCGCCCAATCTGGACGACCGCCGTTTCCAGCAGCTCGTCGACGAGGCCAAGCGGTACGTCCAGCAGCGCTCCCCCGAGTGGACCGACCACAACGTGTCGGACCCCGGGGTCACGCTGATCGAGACGTTCGCCTACCTGGTCGACCAGCTCCTGTACCGGCTGAACCGGGTACCGGACAAGAACTACGCGGCCTTCCTCGACCTGCTGGGCGTGACCCTGTTCCCGCCGGCCGTGGCGCGGGCCGAGATCGACTTCTGGCTGTCCGCGCCGCAGCCGGAGACCGTGCACCTCATCGCGGGCACCGAGGTCGCCACCGCGCGCGGGGAGGCCGAGGAGCCGGTGGTGTTCTCCACCTCCGACGACCTGCCGATCGTGCCGAGTTCGCTGGTCCGGCTGGTCACCGCGCCGGTGTCGGGCGAGCAGACGGACCGGACGGGACCGCTCGGCGCGGGCAAGGACATCCCGTGCTTCCAGGCCCGGCCGGAGCCCGGCGACTCCCTGCTGTTCGGGCTGCCGACGGCCGTGCCCCGGTGCATCGTCGCCGTCCGCCTCGACAGCCGGGTGGAGGGCGTGGGCGTGGACCCGCGTCAGCCGCCGCTGGTGTGGGAGGCGTGGGACGGGGCCCGCTGGGTGACCTGTGCGACCGGCACCGACAGCACCGGTGGGCTGAACAGGCCCGGCGAGGTCGTCGTGTTCGTCCCGGCCGGGCACACCGCGTCCGTCGTGGCGGGGACCCGGGCGGGGTGGCTGCGCTGCCGGGTCACCGCCCCGGAGCCGGGCCAGCCGTTCTACTCGGAGTCACCGACGATCCGGGAGGCCGAGGTGTTCACGGTCGGCGGCACGGCGGCCGCGGAGCACGCGGAGACCGTCCTCGACGTGCCCCTCGGGGTGTCCGAGGGCGTCGCCGGGCAGCGGTTCACGGTGAGCCGGGCGCCGTTGCTGCTGGACGGGGAGCCGCCGGTCGTCCAGGTCTCGACGGACGAGGGCTGGCAGGTGTGGACCCCGGTCGAGCACTTCGGCGCGTCCGGCCCCGGTGACCGGCATGTGCGGATCGACGCCGTCGCCGGGGAGTTCGCGTTCCCGCCGGAGGTGCGGGAGCCGGACGGCACGATGCGCGCGTACGGCGCGGTGCCGGAGAAGGGCGCACAGCTCCGCGTCCCGCGCTACCGGACCGGCGGCGGCGCGGCGGGCAACGTCGCCCGGGGCGCGATCTCCGTGCTGCGCAGTTCGGTGCCGTACATCGCGGGGGTCAACAACCGCGAGGCGGCGACCGGCGGCGTCGACGGGGAGACCGTGGAGAACGCGAAGGTGCGCGCGCCCAACATCCTGCGGGTGCAGGAGCGGGCGGTGACGGCCGAGGACTACGAGGCCATTGCCCGCCAGGCCGCGCCGTCGCTGCGCCGGGTGCGGTGTCTGCCGGCCGTGGCGGGCGAGGCCGGCGCGGTACGGGTGCTGGTGGTGCCCGACGCGACCCCCGACGAGGACGGCCGGCTGCGGTTCGAGCAGCTGATCCCCTCGGACCCGGTGCTGGCGGCGGTCACCGAGCGGCTCGACGAACGGCGGCTGGTCGGCACCCGGCTGGTCGTGGAACCCCCCGCCTATCAGGGCGTCACGGTCGTCGCCCGGCTGGTGGCCGCACCCGGCGACGTGGACCGGGTCCGGGCCGAGGCGCTGGAGGCGCTGTTCCGGCACATCGACCCGTTGCGGGGCGGGGCGGACGGCCAGGGGTGGCCGTTCGGCAGGCCCGTGCAGTACGGGGAGGTCTTCGCCGTACTCCAGAGGGTGGAGGGGGCCGGTCTGGTGGAGGACGTCCGGCTCTTCCCGGCGGACCCGATCACCGGACGGCGCGGGGCGGCGGTGGACCATGTCGACGTGGCGCCGGGGGCGTTGGTCTTCTCGCACCAGCACCAGGTGGTGGTCACCGCGAACGGGGCCGGTGAGGACGTATGA
- a CDS encoding phage tail protein, translating to MTDNIFATSVFFKLAIGGSDLGAFHTCSGLGAEVEMETYAEGGNNGFTWQLPGRITWTNITLTRPVTADTLKIARWLNETIQRVEPKDGEIVALRPDLSRIISWQVHGIVPVRWQGPSFDPANSEAAIETLEIAHEGLEPS from the coding sequence ATGACGGACAACATCTTCGCGACGAGCGTGTTCTTCAAGCTCGCGATCGGCGGCAGCGACCTGGGCGCGTTCCACACCTGCTCCGGCCTGGGCGCCGAGGTGGAGATGGAGACGTACGCCGAGGGCGGCAACAACGGATTCACCTGGCAGCTGCCGGGCCGGATCACCTGGACGAACATCACGCTGACCCGCCCGGTGACCGCCGACACCCTCAAGATCGCGCGCTGGCTGAACGAGACGATCCAGCGGGTCGAGCCCAAGGACGGCGAGATCGTGGCGCTGCGCCCCGACCTCAGCCGGATCATCAGCTGGCAGGTGCACGGCATCGTGCCGGTGCGCTGGCAGGGGCCCTCCTTCGATCCGGCCAACTCCGAAGCGGCGATCGAGACGTTGGAGATCGCGCACGAGGGCCTGGAGCCCTCCTGA